The Mangifera indica cultivar Alphonso chromosome 8, CATAS_Mindica_2.1, whole genome shotgun sequence genome has a window encoding:
- the LOC123223206 gene encoding ubiquitin-conjugating enzyme E2-23 kDa-like, translated as MSSPCKRREMDVMKLMMSDYSVEPINDGINELKVLFHGPKESLYEGGVWKIRVELPDAYPYKSPSIGFINKIFHPNVDELSGSVCLDVINQTWSPMFDLLNIFEVFLPQLLLYPNPSDPLNGDAASLMMKNQKHYEQRVKEYCERYAKKENVASPTLEDSDEDISNDDISDGRSTSSDDNIAGEADP; from the exons ATGTCTTCCCCGTGCAAAAGAAGAGAGATGGATGTCATGAAGCT GATGATGAGTGACTATTCGGTGGAACCAATTAACGATGGGATTAATGAACTCAAAGTGCTATTCCATGGTCCCAAAGAAA GTCTTTACGAAGGTGGTGTCTGGAAAATCCGAGTGGAACTGCCAGATGCTTATCCTTACAAGTCTCCTTCCATTggatttattaacaaaatattccATCCCAATGTTGATGAACT GTCTGGTTCTGTCTGCTTGGATGTAATCAACCAAACATGGAGCCCAATGTTTG ATCTTTTGAACATATTTGAGGTTTTCCTTCCACAGCTCTTACTTTATCCTAATCCTTCTGACCCCTTGAATGGCGATGCAGCATCTTTGATGATGAAGAATCAGAAACACTATGAACAGAGGGTGAAAG AGTACTGTGAACGCTATGCAAAGAAGGAGAATGTGGCAAGTCCAACTTTAGAAGATAGCGATGAAGATATCAGCAACGATGACATCAGTGATGGGCGAAGCACATCAAGTGATGACAACATTGCTGGAGAAGCAGATCCATGA
- the LOC123222946 gene encoding uncharacterized protein LOC123222946: MVRKFLAFVFISQFLFCGFSSVSASTPPAKIVSGVVTDAVSALVKWLWSLKAPAKTGRAVSSSSRMKFEGGYTVETLFDGSKFGIEPYSVEVSPSGELLVLDSENSNIYKISTPLSKYSRPRLVAGSPEGYYGHVDGKPREARLNHPKGLTVDDRGNIYVADTMNMAIRKISDTGVTTIAGGKWGRGGGHVDGPSEDAKFSDEFDLVYIGSTCSLLVIDRGNQAIREIQLHDDDCSYHYDGSYNLGIFMLVAAAFFGYMLALLQRRVRAMFSSQNDSRNSLKRGPPVAPYQRPPKSARSPLIPTENDIDKSDDGFFGSIGRLLLNTGSSVAEIFGGLFSGLRRKPTHYQYQHQYQHQYQQRNVPSNGWPMQESFVIPDEDEPPSIETRSPTLKNYPYMNKDLEKKHYTKQTRAYNNSWDGDYYHHQQQQQIQNQQQHHHRHFSPSPQTYYEKSCETNEIVFGAVQEQNGRREAVVIKAVDYGDPTNSHHNIRPRLNYMGYSHGYS; encoded by the exons ATGGTGAGAAAGTTCcttgcttttgttttcatttcacAGTTTCTTTTTTGTGGGTTCTCTTCAGTTTCGGCTTCAACACCACCTGCAA AAATTGTAAGTGGGGTTGTCACTGATGCGGTCTCTGCTCTTGTGAAATGGCTGTGGTCACTAAAAGCTCCTGCAAAAACTGGTAGAG CTGTGTCTAGCAGTTCAAGGATGAAATTTGAGGGTGGATATACAGTGGAGACATTGTTTGATGGAAGCAAGTTTGGAATCGAGCCTTACTCAGTTGAGGTGTCACCGAGTGGGGAACTTCTTGTTTTGGATAGTGAAAACAGTAACATTTACAAGATCTCCACTCCATTGTCTAAGT ATAGCAGACCAAGGCTAGTTGCCGGGTCACCTGAAGGGTACTATGGGCATGTGGATGGGAAACCTAGAGAGGCGAGATTGAACCACCCAAAAGGGCTTACTGTCGATGACAGAGGAAATATATACGTTGCAGATACAATGAATATGGCTATCAGGAAGATTAGTGATACAG GGGTTACAACTATAGCTGGAGGAAAATGGGGTCGTGGAGGAGGCCATGTGGATGGTCCTAGTGAAGATGCGAAATTTTCAGatgagtttgatttggtttacaTTGGAAGCACCTGCTCTCTGTTGGTTATAGACAGAGGAAACCAGGCAATTAGAGAGATACAACTCCATGATGATGATTGTTCCTATCATTATGATGGTAGTTACAATTTAG GAATATTTATGCTTGTTGCTGCTGCATTCTTTGGTTACATGCTAGCATTGCTGCAGCGTAGGGTCCGAGCTATGTTTTCGTCACAAAAT GATTCAAGAAACTCATTAAAAAGAGGTCCACCAGTGGCGCCATATCAAAGGCCTCCTAAATCTGCCAGGTCACCCTTAATTCCTACTGAAAATGATATTGACAAATCAGACGATGGTTTTTTTGGTTCAATTGGGAGACTTCTCCTCAACACCGGGTCATCGGTAGCTGAAATTTTTGGGGGATTATTTTCAGGCTTAAGGAGAAAGCCCACCCACTATCAGTACCAGCATCAATACCAGCATCAGTACCAGCAACGGAATGTACCCTCAAATGGATGGCCCATGCAAGAAAGCTTTGTCATTCCAGATGAAGATGAACCACCATCAATAGAAACAAGAAGCCCTACACTAAAGAACTATCCATATATGAATAAGGATTTGGAGAAAAAACATTACACCAAGCAAACCCGAGCTTACAACAACAGTTGGGATGGTGATTATTACCACCACCAGCAACAGCAGCAGATACAGAACCAGCAACAGCATCATCATCGCCATTTTTCACCTAGTCCACAGACTTACTATGAGAAAAGCTGTGAGACAAACGAGATAGTTTTTGGGGCAGTTCAAGAACAGAATGGACGACGTGAAGCTGTGGTGATAAAGGCTGTTGACTATGGTGATCCCACCAATAGCCACCATAATATTCGACCGCGACTGAATTACATGGGTTATTCCCATGGCTATTCATAG
- the LOC123223966 gene encoding probable inactive receptor kinase At2g26730, translated as MNQTPLWVTFLSFFIILHTTHSLDAVVKSSLINFLSELSNNNALLNSVWNTSTDPCTDRWTGVTCNSRKNSVSRLNLTRLNLSGSFDASHLCNDQSLAASLSVIILDGNNIQGEISADISNCTQLSRLRLSQNRISGNLTGSLSLLSNLKRLDVSYNNFTGALPDLSRISGLTMFLAQYNQFTDKIPQFDFSNLRQFNVSYNDLSGPIPDTRGKFDLSSFFHNPKLCGDPLPNKCPPTPPSNLEGKKSKHVSKTRILIFSGYAVLGLLAIVFITWRICKRRKSEQKVEAVNNVESADDGNINKSKAFESRDYITGESKSELSMNSAESSLPSSSLVVLTSPVVNGLKFGELLRAPAELLGRRKNGTLYKIVLENGMNLVVKRIKDWAISSNDFKLRMQRLDQAKHPNILPALAFYCSKQEKLLVYEFQENGSLFRLLHGAQMGQAFDWARRLDIAAKISEALSFMHQELGEAGIAHGNLKSSNILFNKSMEPCISEYGLMAFDIQDSSTFANGFKCPAGAIAASSFAYKADIYGLGVILLELLTGRPMQKDGVDLTTWVHSVVREEWTVEVFDKGLISEGASEERMVHLLQVAIKCVNRSPATRPTISQVAAMINAIKEEEERSIVSEA; from the exons atgaatcaaacccCCCTCTGGGTTACctttctttcattctttatcATTCTTCATACAACACATTCCTTGGATGCAGTAGTTAAGAGTTCATTGATCAACTTCCTTTCAGAACTATCTAACAACAATGCCCTACTTAATTCTGTATGGAACACCTCCACTGATCCTTGCACTGACCGGTGGACAGGTGTAACTTGCAATAGTCGGAAGAACTCTGTGAGTAGATTAAATCTTACCAGGCTCAATCTTTCTGGATCATTTGATGCTAGTCATCTTTGCAATGACCAATCTTTAGCTGCATCTCTCAGTGTTATTATTCTTGATGGTAACAATATTCAGGGAGAAATCTCAGCTGATATTTCAAATTGTACTCAGCTCAGTCGCTTGCGTTTGAGCCAGAACCGTATTTCAGGAAACCTTACGGGTTCACTTTCTCTGTTGAGCAACCTGAAAAGACTCGATGTTTCATACAATAACTTCACTGGTGCCTTGCCAGACTTGTCCCGCATTTCTGGACTCACTATGTTCCTTGCTCAATACAACCAGTTCACAGATAAAATCCCACAATTTGACTTCTCAAATCTGCGGCAGTTCAATGTATCTTACAATGATCTGAGTGGTCCTATTCCAGACACACGTGGTAAATTCGACTTAAGCAGCTTCTTCCATAATCCTAAGTTATGCGGAGATCCTTTGCCAAACAAATGTCCACCGACTCCGCCCTCAAACTTAGAGGGTAAGAAATCGAAACATGTTTCGAAAACTCGGATTCTTATATTCTCAGGATATGCAGTGTTAGGCTTGTTAGCTATAGTCTTTATCACCTGGAGGATCTGTAAAAGAAGGAAGTCTGAACAAAAGGTTGAAGCGGTAAACAACGTAGAATCTGCTGATGATGGTAATATCAACAAGTCTAAAGCATTTGAATCTAGAGATTATATAACAGGGGAGAGCAAATCAGAACTTTCCATGAATTCAGCAGAAAGTAGTTTGCCTTCATCCTCACTAGTAGTCCTTACAAGTCCTGTAGTAAATGGACTGAAATTCGGGGAGTTGCTGAGGGCTCCAGCAGAGTTGCttggaagaagaaagaatgGTACACTCTACAAGATTGTTTTGGAAAATGGTATGAACCTTGTTGTGAAAAGGATTAAAGATTGGGCGATTTCAAGCAATGATTTTAAGCTCCGGATGCAGAGATTAGACCAAGCTAAACATCCAAATATATTGCCAGCTCTTGCCTTTTACTGCTCTAAACAAGAGAAACTATTAGTCTATGAATTCCAGGAAAATGGAAGTCTTTTTCGGCTTCTCCATG GAGCTCAGATGGGGCAAGCATTTGACTGGGCAAGGAGGCTAGATATTGCAGCCAAAATTTCTGAGGCATTATCATTCATGCATCAAGAACTTGGTGAAGCTGGAATTGCTCATGGCAACTTAAAATCCTCCAACATCTTGTTCAACAAGAGCATGGAGCCTTGCATAAGTGAATATGGCCTCATGGCATTTGACATTCAAGACTCTTCCACATTCGCCAACGGCTTCAAATGCCCTGCAGGTGCCATCGCTGCATCATCATTCGCCTACAAAGCAGACATTTATGGACTTGGTGTCATCCTTCTGGAGCTTCTGACAGGACGCCCGATGCAGAAAGATGGAGTGGACTTGACAACATGGGTTCACTCAGTCGTCCGAGAAGAGTGGACAGTAGAAGTTTTTGACAAAGGCTTAATTTCAGAAGGCGCAAGTGAAGAGAGGATGGTACACTTGCTGCAGGTCGCCATAAAATGTGTCAACCGTTCACCGGCGACCAGGCCTACCATTAGCCAAGTGGCTGCCATGATCAATGCTattaaagaagaagaggaaagatCAATAGTTTCTGAAGCATAA
- the LOC123223965 gene encoding uncharacterized protein LOC123223965: protein MVSTSHEIPENPINNNDDDLHEAAFSRRRCCFCLPCFGSKRSSTGDSIWWERISTGENKTPVEDPGYLRAWKRVREWSELVAGPRWKTFIRTFRKNWTGPTRQSKYQYDPLSYALNFDDGSGQMDGNFIACDFSSRYAAVPASVKPSTKGTVGCQDSRDSPST, encoded by the coding sequence ATGGTCTCCACGTCTCACGAAATCCCTGAAAACCCCATCAACAACAACGATGACGATCTCCATGAAGCTGCCTTCTCCAGACGTCGATGCTGTTTCTGCCTTCCATGTTTCGGTTCCAAACGTTCCTCCACTGGTGATTCAATCTGGTGGGAGCGAATTAGCACCGGCGAAAATAAAACTCCGGTGGAAGACCCTGGGTATCTTCGCGCTTGGAAGCGGGTTCGCGAATGGTCCGAGCTCGTCGCCGGTCCGAGATGGAAGACTTTCATCCGTACCTTTCGGAAGAACTGGACCGGTCCGACTAGGCAATCGAAATACCAATACGATCCTTTGAGTTACGCTTTGAATTTCGACGACGGCTCGGGGCAGATGGATGGAAATTTTATCGCCTGTGATTTCTCGTCTAGGTACGCCGCGGTGCCTGCCTCCGTCAAGCCCTCCACCAAGGGCACGGTGGGCTGTCAAGATTCACGTGACTCTCCGTCAACGTAA